A stretch of Tachyglossus aculeatus isolate mTacAcu1 chromosome 3, mTacAcu1.pri, whole genome shotgun sequence DNA encodes these proteins:
- the LOC119925350 gene encoding olfactory receptor 502-like: MKGNQSRVTEFVLLVLTDDPEVQTALSVVFLMIYSFSLLGNLTVTTLMKINSQLHKPKYLFLSHLSLSDTGFSYSVTPKMLVNLLAEKKTISLPAYAAQLFTGATFGGSECFLLAVMAYDRYAVICKPLIYMAIMSEKKCVGLVVLSYLTSITNALMYTNWVVCLRFCGPNEINYFCCDSSALLKLSCSDTHLAKIFPSISSGAMVTIRTVIIVISYLYLCHSEHPHYGGKIQIRLTCSSHLLTIMPYFGTVIFIYVSPSSNYSMDQNKVVSVFHVVVIPMLNLLIYSLRNKEIMDTLRRMVAKGSLS; this comes from the coding sequence ATGAAAGGAAATCAGTCAAGGGTGACTGAATTTGTTCTTCTTGTATTAACAGATGATCCCGAGGTTCAGACTGCCCTCTCTGTGGTATTCCTAATGATCTACTCTTTTAGTCTATTGGGGAATTTAACTGTCACAACGCTAATGAAGATCAACTCTCAGCTCCACAAACCAAAGTACTTATTTCTTAGTCATTTATCTCTCTCTGACACAGGCTTTTCCTATTCGGTGACACCCAAGATGCTGGTAAATCTCTtggctgagaagaaaaccatttctTTACCAGCCTATGCAGCGCAGCTCTTCACTGGGGCTACTTTTGGAGGCTCAGAGTGTTTCCTGCTGGCAGTAATGGCGTATGATCGGTATGCTGTGATCTGCAAACCACTGATCTATATGGCCATCATGTCCGAAAAGAAATGCGTGGGCTTGGTAGTTCTTTCCTACCTAACAAGTATCACAAACGCTCTGATGTATACCAACTGGGTTGTTTGCTTACGGTTCTGTGGCCCGAATGAAATCAATTATTTCTGTTGTGACTCTTCTGCCCTCTTGAAGCTTTCTTGTTCTGACACCCATCTAGCTAAGATCTTCCCATCGATCTCTTCAGGGGCCATGGTGACCATCAGAACTGTGATTATAGTCATCTCTTATCTCTACCTCTGCCATTCTGAGCATCCACACTATGGAGGGAAGATACAAATCCGTTTAACCTGCTCCTCTCATCTTTTGACCATAATGCCGTACTTTGGGACTGTCATATTTATCTATGTCAGTCCCAGTTCCAACTACTCGATGGATCAGAACAAAGTGGTGTCCGTGTTCCACGTGGTGGTGATCCCCATGTTGAACCTTCTGAtttatagcctgaggaacaaggaaatTATGGATACTCTCAGAAGAATGGTTGCTAAGGGAAGTCTTTCCTGA